One part of the Quercus lobata isolate SW786 chromosome 7, ValleyOak3.0 Primary Assembly, whole genome shotgun sequence genome encodes these proteins:
- the LOC115953112 gene encoding uncharacterized protein LOC115953112, with product MSEPVPLPVSRSPYHIYHRSLSEGCQKIIVYPQGSNLRDVRVFVNWNTGTVTVNGNIDSAIPHFPMEISLPGGFYDQSALGFRVFGSEQIVINFPFVGDGSWVPLRRLDQSSQE from the exons atgagtgaaCCAGTCCCATTGCCTGTCAGCCGGAGTCCATATCATATCTATCATCGCTCACTGAGCGAGGGATGTCAAAAGATAATTGTGTATCCACAGGGCTCTAATTTACGTGACGTCAGGGTCTTCGTGAATTGGAACACAGGGACCGTTACTGTGAATGGTAACATTGATTCGGCGATTCCGCACTTCCCTATGGAAATATCTCTTCCGGGAGGCTTTTATGACCAAAGTGCCCTCGGATTCAGGGTTTTTGGCAGTGAACAAATAGTCATTAACTTTCCCTTTGTTGGAGACGGTTCGTGGGTGCCTCTTCGGCgattg GATCAATCTTCTCAGGAGTAG
- the LOC115953111 gene encoding endoribonuclease Dicer homolog 3-like: MHPSKNWELAIVTRLEYLGDSVLDLLITWHLYQSYTDIDPGLLLCQLTEYVKSISESHTDGSLRGPKGPEALGDMVESIARAILLDTKLNLNEVWRIYKPLLSPIVTPDKLELHPF; this comes from the exons ATGCATCCCAGCAAGAACTGGGAGTTGGCTATTGTTACCAG GCTTGAATATCTTGGTGACTCGGTGTTGGACCTGCTTATTACATGGCATCTCTATCAGAGCTACACAGATATTGATCCAG GGTTACTTCTATGTCAACTAACAGAATATGTGAAGTCTATTTCTGAATCTCATACTGATGGATCACTCCGAGGCCCAAAAGGTCCTGAG GCTCTTGGAGATATGGTGGAAAGTATTGCAAGGGCAATACTACTTGACACCAAGCTTAATCTTAATGAAGTTTGGAGAATATATAAGCCCCTGTTATCTCCAATTGTGACCCCTGATAAGCTTGAACTGCATCCATTTTGA